The following proteins are encoded in a genomic region of Sorangiineae bacterium MSr12523:
- a CDS encoding L-rhamnose mutarotase — protein sequence MQIIALHTRLRAGKEEDYDRIHAEIPDDLDIALRAAGVHGWRIWRSGRDLFHLVECDDYTRMRAYLREHPANVPWQARMAELLEVSDDYSGKEPEVKLVWELPELTK from the coding sequence ATGCAAATCATCGCGCTTCACACGAGACTTCGCGCCGGCAAAGAAGAGGATTACGATCGTATTCACGCCGAGATCCCCGATGATCTCGACATCGCGCTACGCGCCGCGGGCGTTCACGGATGGCGCATCTGGCGCAGCGGCAGGGATCTCTTTCACCTCGTGGAGTGCGACGACTACACCCGCATGCGCGCGTACCTGCGCGAGCACCCGGCCAACGTGCCCTGGCAGGCGCGCATGGCCGAGTTGCTCGAAGTGTCCGACGACTACTCCGGCAAAGAGCCGGAGGTAAAACTGGTTTGGGAGCTACCGGAGCTGACCAAGTAG
- a CDS encoding SDR family oxidoreductase, protein MQDRLYAMGQLTDKVVLVTGANSGIGLEASVKLARMGARLVMVGRNRTKLDAAVAEVTQRAGSQQVTSLLCDFSSQAAIRGLADEFRRAHTRLDVLVNNAGSVSDRRQVTIDGLEQTFAVNHLGYFLLTNLLLDLLEAAAPARIVNVSSVGHRRGDLDFDDLQMEKGYQIMRAYRRSKLGNVLFTRELAKKLAGTGITVNSLHPGEVATHIWDHAPWFAKPVLAVAKRFMITPEQGGDTIVYLATSPEVEGKTGRLLREKPPGRTGSAGSRRFAGRETVARQCLPLRRGRRDRLKTH, encoded by the coding sequence ATGCAAGATAGACTCTATGCCATGGGCCAACTCACGGACAAAGTGGTACTGGTCACCGGGGCCAACTCGGGCATTGGGCTGGAAGCCTCGGTCAAGCTTGCGCGCATGGGGGCCCGGCTGGTGATGGTCGGGCGCAACCGCACGAAGCTCGACGCAGCCGTCGCCGAGGTGACGCAGCGCGCAGGCTCCCAGCAGGTGACATCGCTGCTATGCGATTTTTCGTCGCAGGCTGCGATCCGGGGCCTGGCGGACGAGTTTCGCCGGGCGCACACGCGGCTCGATGTGCTGGTGAACAACGCGGGATCGGTGAGCGATCGGCGGCAGGTCACGATCGACGGACTGGAGCAGACCTTCGCGGTCAACCACTTGGGCTACTTCCTGCTGACCAACCTATTGCTCGATTTGCTCGAGGCGGCCGCGCCCGCGCGCATCGTGAACGTCTCCAGCGTCGGCCACCGGCGGGGCGATCTCGACTTCGATGATCTGCAGATGGAAAAGGGATACCAAATCATGCGCGCCTACCGGCGCTCGAAGCTGGGCAACGTGCTCTTCACGCGCGAGCTGGCCAAGAAGCTCGCCGGGACGGGCATCACCGTCAACAGTCTGCACCCCGGCGAAGTGGCCACCCACATTTGGGACCACGCCCCATGGTTCGCAAAGCCCGTGCTGGCCGTGGCCAAGCGCTTCATGATCACCCCCGAGCAGGGCGGCGACACCATCGTGTACCTCGCCACGAGCCCGGAGGTCGAGGGCAAGACGGGCCGGTTACTACGAGAAAAACCGCCTGGTCGAACCGGCTCCGCTGGGTCGAGACGATTCGCTGGCCGAGAAACTGTGGCACGTCAGTGCCTCCCTTTGCGCCGGGGCCGGCGAGACCGTTTGAAAACCCATTGA